A window of Sulfurimonas gotlandica GD1 contains these coding sequences:
- a CDS encoding PAS domain-containing protein, with protein MDKVVPMDEEYIFEGSMIISQTDLKGNITFANRKFCEVSGYKVDELIGSNHNIIRHPDMPKAAFAKMWSTIQGGQAWNGLVKNLRKDGLYYWVDSEIIPVRNDNEEIIGYIAARKVASRKDIEENKELYRKMLETEN; from the coding sequence ATGGACAAAGTAGTACCAATGGATGAAGAGTATATCTTTGAAGGCAGTATGATAATAAGTCAAACTGATCTCAAGGGTAATATAACTTTTGCAAATAGAAAATTTTGTGAAGTTTCAGGCTATAAAGTTGATGAGCTTATAGGAAGTAACCATAACATCATCAGACATCCAGATATGCCAAAAGCTGCATTTGCTAAAATGTGGAGCACCATACAAGGTGGTCAGGCTTGGAATGGATTGGTAAAAAATCTTCGAAAAGATGGCTTATACTACTGGGTTGATTCAGAAATAATACCTGTGCGTAACGATAATGAAGAGATAATAGGTTATATCGCTGCTAGAAAAGTCGCTTCAAGAAAAGATATTGAAGAAAATAAAGAGCTTTACAGAAAAATGCTTGAAACTGAAAATTAA
- the guaA gene encoding glutamine-hydrolyzing GMP synthase, with translation MTNVSIIVLDFGSQYTQLIARRLREDKIYCEILPYHTSVEEIKAKNPKGVILSGGPSSVYNKDAYVVDQGVYKMGIPILGICYGMQRIAVDFGGSVIRSDHHEYGKAELTIESTGENCSPLFTDCDDGNVVWMSHSDKVDVLPEGFTPIATSANSPYAAIANEEKRVYAMQYHPEVQHSEEGYLMLRNFAKNICGVTEKWKMEHFLKEQIKSIRQRVGTGKVLCGLSGGVDSSVVAALLYEAIGDQLIPVFVDNGLLRKGEREQVEEVFKINLKTPLITVDAADNFLGKLAGISDPETKRKIIGHTFIEEFEKEAKKHDGIKFLAQGTLYPDVIESISVNGPSEVIKSHHNVGGLPDWMDFELIEPLRELFKDEVRKIGLELGLPAGMINRHPFPGPGLAIRIMGDVNVPDLTILREADVILLDELKASGYYAKTWQAFVVLLNVKSVGVMGDNRTYDNTVCVRVVEAVDGMTATFAHLPHDLLERISRRIINEVDGINRVVYDISSKPPATIEWE, from the coding sequence ATGACAAATGTTAGCATCATAGTTTTAGATTTCGGTTCTCAGTACACTCAACTTATAGCTCGTCGTCTTCGTGAAGACAAAATTTATTGTGAAATTCTTCCTTACCACACGTCAGTAGAAGAAATTAAAGCTAAAAACCCGAAAGGAGTTATCCTGAGTGGTGGACCTTCTTCTGTATATAATAAAGACGCTTATGTAGTTGACCAGGGTGTTTATAAAATGGGAATTCCTATTCTTGGAATCTGCTATGGTATGCAAAGAATTGCAGTTGATTTTGGTGGAAGTGTTATTCGTTCAGATCACCACGAGTATGGAAAAGCAGAACTTACAATAGAATCTACTGGTGAAAATTGTTCTCCACTTTTTACTGATTGTGATGATGGCAATGTAGTTTGGATGAGTCACTCTGATAAAGTTGATGTTCTTCCGGAGGGTTTTACTCCTATCGCCACTTCTGCAAACTCTCCTTATGCAGCTATTGCAAATGAAGAAAAACGCGTATATGCAATGCAGTATCACCCAGAAGTTCAACACTCTGAAGAGGGTTACTTAATGCTTCGTAACTTTGCAAAGAATATTTGTGGAGTTACTGAAAAATGGAAGATGGAGCACTTCTTAAAAGAGCAGATTAAATCTATTCGCCAAAGAGTAGGAACTGGAAAAGTTCTTTGTGGGCTAAGCGGTGGAGTTGACAGTTCTGTAGTTGCAGCACTGCTTTATGAAGCAATCGGTGACCAGCTAATTCCAGTATTTGTTGATAACGGTCTTTTACGTAAAGGTGAGCGTGAACAAGTTGAAGAGGTTTTTAAAATTAATCTAAAAACTCCCCTTATAACTGTAGATGCTGCTGATAACTTTTTAGGAAAACTTGCAGGTATCTCAGACCCTGAGACGAAACGTAAAATTATCGGACACACTTTTATAGAAGAGTTTGAAAAAGAAGCTAAAAAGCATGATGGTATAAAATTCCTAGCTCAGGGTACACTTTATCCTGATGTTATAGAGTCTATCTCTGTAAATGGTCCATCAGAAGTTATTAAATCTCACCACAATGTTGGTGGTCTTCCTGATTGGATGGATTTTGAACTAATCGAGCCATTGCGAGAACTGTTTAAAGATGAGGTTCGCAAAATAGGTTTAGAACTTGGTCTTCCAGCTGGTATGATTAACCGTCATCCATTCCCTGGACCAGGTCTTGCAATTAGAATAATGGGTGATGTTAATGTTCCTGATTTGACAATACTTCGTGAAGCAGATGTTATCTTACTTGATGAGTTAAAAGCTAGTGGTTACTATGCAAAAACTTGGCAGGCATTTGTAGTTTTACTAAATGTAAAATCTGTTGGAGTAATGGGTGATAACCGCACTTATGACAATACTGTTTGTGTTAGAGTTGTTGAAGCAGTTGATGGAATGACAGCAACATTTGCTCATCTTCCACATGATCTTTTAGAGAGAATAAGCAGAAGAATTATCAATGAAGTTGATGGTATAAACCGTGTTGTTTACGATATTTCAAGTAAACCACCTGCAACAATAGAATGGGAGTAG
- the purD gene encoding phosphoribosylamine--glycine ligase: MKILILGSGGREYSIARAILNEEQEHELFFMPGNGATNNLGTNLDIKDYDKLADFAKENSIELTIVGPEAPLVDGVVDIFKAKDLTIFGPSKEAAQLEGSKVYMKNFLAKYNIPTARYIETDSIEDAFKFTETLTAPIVVKADGLCGGKGVIIAQSHDEAKIAISEMLSGKSFGDAGLKVIVEEFLDGYELSMFAVCDGKDYILLPAAQDHKRLLDNDKGPNTGGMGAYAPTPLVDEELYQKVRDRVIRPTLDGMQKEGAPFEGVLFIGVMVVNGEPITLEFNVRFGDPECEILMPLMTSSVSDMFYKAATNRLAEIKVEFSKQYAVGVVMASGNYPYGSSTPAEIIVDEVHHEEIEKYTHISYAGVSREDGVLYADGGRVLVCVGLGDTIKQARDRAYLRCGQVHYVGKKIRTDIAYQAL; this comes from the coding sequence ATGAAAATATTAATTTTAGGTTCAGGCGGTAGAGAATACTCTATAGCTAGAGCAATTTTAAACGAAGAACAGGAACACGAACTTTTTTTTATGCCAGGTAATGGCGCTACAAACAATTTAGGTACAAATTTAGATATTAAAGATTATGATAAATTAGCAGATTTCGCAAAAGAAAATAGCATTGAGTTAACAATAGTAGGTCCAGAAGCTCCGCTGGTTGATGGTGTGGTGGATATTTTTAAAGCAAAAGATTTAACAATTTTTGGACCAAGTAAAGAGGCTGCACAGCTTGAAGGTTCAAAAGTTTATATGAAAAACTTTCTTGCAAAGTACAACATCCCGACTGCCCGTTACATAGAAACGGATTCCATAGAAGATGCTTTTAAATTTACAGAGACTTTAACTGCTCCAATCGTTGTTAAAGCTGATGGACTGTGTGGTGGCAAAGGTGTGATTATTGCACAAAGTCATGATGAAGCAAAAATTGCAATCTCTGAGATGCTAAGTGGAAAAAGTTTTGGAGATGCCGGACTGAAAGTGATTGTTGAAGAATTCCTTGATGGTTATGAGCTATCAATGTTTGCTGTTTGTGATGGAAAAGACTACATACTTCTTCCAGCAGCACAAGATCACAAAAGACTTTTAGATAATGATAAGGGACCAAATACTGGTGGAATGGGTGCTTATGCTCCAACACCATTAGTTGATGAAGAGTTATACCAAAAAGTTAGAGATAGAGTTATCCGTCCTACACTTGATGGCATGCAAAAAGAGGGAGCACCTTTTGAAGGAGTTCTCTTTATTGGAGTAATGGTTGTAAATGGTGAGCCAATTACACTAGAGTTTAATGTTCGTTTTGGAGATCCTGAGTGTGAGATTCTTATGCCTCTTATGACTTCAAGTGTTAGCGATATGTTTTACAAGGCTGCTACAAATAGACTTGCAGAGATAAAAGTAGAATTCTCTAAGCAATATGCAGTTGGTGTGGTAATGGCTAGTGGAAACTATCCTTATGGCAGTTCAACTCCTGCGGAGATAATTGTTGATGAAGTTCATCATGAAGAGATTGAAAAATATACTCATATATCTTACGCAGGTGTAAGCAGAGAAGATGGTGTTCTATATGCAGATGGTGGCAGAGTTTTAGTGTGCGTTGGTTTAGGTGATACGATTAAGCAAGCAAGAGATAGAGCTTATTTAAGATGTGGCCAAGTTCACTATGTGGGCAAAAAGATAAGAACAGATATAGCTTATCAAGCTCTTTAG
- the uvrC gene encoding excinuclease ABC subunit UvrC: MTLKQTIQQLPDSAGIYQYFDKNGHLLYIGKAKNLQKRVKSYFNFTPELKANSNLSLRITKMIKQTVSMSYIVVNSEHDALILENSLIKQLNPKYNILLRDDKTYPYIYIDNSQKYPRFDITRKIIKAADIKYFGPYSVGARDILDSVYELCKLVQKKGCLKSKKLCLYHQIDKCLGPCELPISDARYKQELDLAFELIQNKKQLIKLLEEKMFFYAQNMRFEEAGEIRDRIQRITRSEIKSEIDFATKENYDIFVIQNSESRAVIVRIFMRDGKIISSTHDYIQLNEGYDEDELYQRVLLDFYSKEKPPIIAPILVASEFENLQVIEQHLSTVFEKKASIKIPKQGNKKQLIDLAILNAKELLKKDKNSIDTKLLDDLKELLLLERLPKRVEVFDNSHMAGVATVGAMIVYEDGKFDKKSYRTYHLEAKDEYAQMRETLTRRVESFSKNSPPDLWIIDGGATLLKLASEIVDSCGVFIDIIAISKEKIDAKAHRAKGKADDIIHTKDNIFKLKHSDKRLQWTQNLRDEAHRSAINFHKKTKLKLDNESKLLTLKGISGAKVKKLLNHFGTFEALKTLTIEEIGSILNTKDANVIKNIYF, translated from the coding sequence ATGACTCTTAAACAAACCATACAACAACTCCCAGACTCTGCCGGTATCTACCAGTATTTTGATAAAAATGGTCATTTACTCTACATCGGAAAAGCTAAAAACCTGCAAAAAAGAGTAAAAAGCTACTTTAACTTTACACCGGAGCTAAAAGCAAACTCAAATCTTTCACTTAGAATAACTAAGATGATTAAGCAGACTGTCTCAATGAGCTACATAGTGGTTAACTCAGAACACGATGCTCTTATACTTGAAAACTCACTTATAAAGCAGTTAAACCCTAAGTACAACATCCTCCTGCGTGATGATAAAACATACCCGTATATCTATATAGACAACTCTCAAAAATATCCAAGATTTGATATAACAAGAAAAATCATAAAAGCTGCAGATATTAAGTACTTTGGTCCATACTCGGTTGGAGCTAGAGATATTTTAGATTCTGTTTATGAGCTGTGTAAACTTGTTCAAAAAAAAGGGTGTTTAAAGTCAAAAAAGCTATGTTTATATCATCAGATAGATAAATGCTTAGGACCATGTGAGCTTCCCATCTCAGATGCAAGATATAAACAAGAGTTAGATTTGGCATTTGAATTGATTCAAAATAAAAAACAACTAATTAAACTACTAGAAGAAAAAATGTTTTTTTATGCCCAAAATATGAGGTTTGAAGAAGCAGGTGAAATCAGAGACAGAATCCAACGAATTACTCGCTCAGAGATTAAGAGTGAAATCGATTTTGCCACCAAAGAAAACTACGATATTTTTGTTATACAAAATTCTGAGTCAAGAGCAGTGATAGTAAGAATATTTATGAGAGACGGGAAAATAATCTCATCAACTCACGACTATATACAACTTAATGAAGGTTATGATGAAGATGAGCTATATCAAAGAGTTCTTTTGGATTTTTATTCAAAAGAAAAACCACCTATTATAGCACCTATATTAGTAGCATCTGAGTTTGAAAATTTGCAAGTAATAGAGCAGCATCTAAGCACTGTTTTTGAGAAAAAAGCCAGCATAAAAATTCCAAAACAAGGAAACAAAAAACAGTTAATTGATTTAGCAATTTTAAATGCCAAAGAGCTTCTCAAAAAAGATAAAAACTCCATAGACACTAAACTTCTAGATGATTTAAAAGAACTTTTATTACTAGAGCGTCTTCCAAAAAGAGTAGAAGTTTTTGACAATTCACATATGGCAGGAGTCGCGACTGTTGGGGCGATGATAGTCTATGAGGATGGGAAATTTGATAAGAAAAGCTACAGAACCTATCATTTAGAAGCAAAGGATGAATATGCCCAGATGCGGGAAACTCTCACAAGAAGAGTTGAAAGTTTTTCTAAAAATTCTCCTCCAGATTTATGGATAATTGATGGAGGAGCAACACTTTTAAAACTGGCATCTGAAATTGTAGACTCTTGTGGTGTCTTTATAGATATTATAGCAATTTCAAAAGAAAAAATAGATGCCAAGGCTCATAGAGCTAAAGGAAAAGCTGATGATATTATTCATACAAAAGATAATATTTTTAAACTTAAACACTCAGATAAAAGACTCCAATGGACTCAAAATTTAAGAGATGAAGCACACAGAAGTGCTATAAACTTTCATAAAAAAACAAAACTTAAACTTGATAATGAGAGCAAACTTCTCACACTAAAAGGGATATCTGGAGCAAAGGTGAAGAAACTACTCAATCATTTTGGAACATTCGAAGCCCTAAAAACCTTAACCATAGAAGAAATAGGTTCTATTTTAAATACAAAAGATGCAAATGTAATTAAAAATATTTACTTCTAA
- the nhaD gene encoding sodium:proton antiporter NhaD, which produces MTRVEGGAQAIDLAVEPFGWLLLVIFIVGYYFIAAEEKYHINKAKPALFTGTFMFMLLGGYYAVNGLDFSSFDVEIAHLILEIAEIFFFLFVAMTFIEALIERNVFDALKEKLLSSGYDYKKLFWVTGFLAFFISPVADNLTTALILSTVLITIERKNKAFLVPAAINIVVAANAGGAWSPFGDITTLMAWSAGKGTFIDFLFLFPSSILGWGVTAFLLSRFVPDGTPTKIEGAEPVHIHKGGKVIIFLGVLTIASAVLGKQLMHLPPMWGMLFGLSLLQLYAYTLKKYHDHDIQIYKSVAKVENDTLLFFFGILAAVGALHFAGFLAHAAHLYTMFDPTYVNIGVGFLSAIVDNVPVMSAVLKASPDIPLAQWMLVTLTAGVGGSMISFGSAAGVGVMGKLKGVYTFGAHMKYSWTIVAGYFVSVAIWYTQYEVLGLYIKPVAKAVTGH; this is translated from the coding sequence ATGACAAGAGTAGAAGGTGGCGCTCAAGCAATTGATTTAGCCGTTGAACCATTTGGTTGGTTATTATTAGTAATATTCATAGTGGGATATTACTTTATTGCAGCGGAGGAAAAATATCATATTAATAAGGCAAAACCAGCTTTATTTACAGGTACTTTTATGTTTATGTTGCTTGGTGGTTACTATGCAGTAAATGGGTTGGATTTTTCATCATTTGATGTTGAGATAGCGCACCTAATATTGGAAATAGCAGAGATTTTCTTCTTCTTATTTGTTGCAATGACATTTATTGAAGCACTAATTGAGAGAAATGTTTTTGATGCTTTAAAAGAAAAGCTACTAAGTTCTGGATATGACTATAAAAAGCTTTTCTGGGTAACTGGTTTTTTAGCATTTTTTATCTCCCCTGTTGCAGATAATCTAACGACTGCTCTTATTCTTTCTACTGTACTTATTACAATAGAAAGAAAGAACAAAGCTTTTTTAGTTCCTGCTGCGATTAATATAGTTGTGGCAGCAAATGCCGGTGGTGCTTGGTCTCCATTTGGTGATATTACAACACTAATGGCATGGTCTGCAGGTAAGGGAACGTTTATTGATTTCTTATTTCTTTTTCCATCTTCTATTCTTGGTTGGGGTGTTACAGCATTCTTACTTTCTCGTTTTGTCCCAGATGGAACACCTACGAAGATTGAAGGTGCAGAGCCAGTTCATATCCACAAGGGTGGAAAAGTGATAATTTTTCTTGGTGTACTAACTATTGCTTCAGCAGTTTTAGGAAAACAACTTATGCATCTGCCTCCAATGTGGGGAATGTTATTTGGTCTTTCACTTTTACAACTTTATGCATATACACTTAAAAAATATCATGACCATGATATTCAGATTTATAAATCTGTTGCAAAAGTTGAAAATGACACACTGCTATTTTTCTTCGGTATCTTAGCAGCTGTTGGTGCACTTCACTTTGCAGGTTTCTTAGCTCATGCAGCTCATCTGTATACTATGTTTGATCCAACTTATGTAAATATCGGTGTAGGTTTCTTATCAGCAATTGTTGATAATGTACCAGTTATGTCTGCAGTTTTAAAAGCTTCTCCAGATATTCCATTAGCTCAATGGATGCTAGTTACGCTTACTGCTGGTGTTGGTGGTAGTATGATAAGTTTCGGTTCTGCTGCAGGTGTTGGGGTTATGGGTAAACTAAAAGGTGTTTATACTTTTGGTGCACATATGAAATACTCTTGGACGATAGTTGCCGGTTACTTTGTATCAGTTGCTATTTGGTACACACAGTATGAAGTTTTAGGGCTTTATATTAAACCTGTTGCTAAAGCAGTAACGGGTCACTAA
- a CDS encoding Hpt domain-containing protein codes for MLIYNYKKEFVGIDESDLKALGFSDLSQLRSESADFADLFVKTPGFVHNFKHVHWIDFVTCAEGSEASKVIIHANGKNFRCTLDIKTAYLVDDASQKAYIINLLNLRALTHSENEQVAGDILEKPAPRISNQSTAIFNTPDFSSDFNDDKHDKVITSEPTEKIEVTHDPYEISPIDTIDALELNPKVVEDIYENAPIDLGDDLLEPDYIEEEVEEVQDIEPELEPVKEPLKRLYTQVLHVGNDYVYDPHLASDELGLPVDLIEEFIQDFISQANDFKDDLYKSLNDGNMDNVKILSHKLKGVAANLRIEDAFEVLSTINTSDNTDEIKTNMDTFYLIIEKLSTKSIQPVASAPIPESIEEDISNEDDDLVLSFKDDEFSKMDEITLEEPKIEDYEVPQKIEMPELADDDFLTFDDSKDENEGLEEITLSNELNALDEITLDDELDSIEEVETEKIIPKISSIHYNKAQAANEIGIEAENFEALFNDYMIEGNKACSDINNAIEQGNHSSWRQTAIKLKGMSDNMRIHDFTVELESIINTEDSNEAKEAVDSIITKLQQISSREV; via the coding sequence ATGTTAATTTACAACTATAAAAAAGAGTTTGTGGGGATTGACGAATCTGATCTAAAGGCTCTTGGATTTTCAGATCTATCTCAACTAAGAAGTGAATCAGCTGATTTCGCTGACTTGTTTGTCAAAACACCTGGTTTTGTACATAACTTTAAACATGTACACTGGATAGACTTTGTTACATGTGCAGAAGGCAGTGAAGCTTCAAAAGTCATCATACATGCAAATGGTAAAAACTTTAGATGTACGCTTGATATCAAAACTGCTTATCTGGTTGATGATGCATCACAAAAAGCCTATATAATCAACCTTCTAAACTTAAGAGCACTGACTCATAGTGAGAATGAACAGGTAGCTGGAGATATACTTGAAAAACCTGCACCGAGAATCTCTAACCAAAGTACAGCTATATTTAACACTCCAGACTTTAGTTCTGACTTTAATGATGACAAACATGATAAGGTAATTACTTCAGAACCTACAGAAAAGATAGAAGTAACGCATGATCCATATGAAATCAGCCCAATTGATACTATAGACGCACTAGAATTAAATCCTAAAGTTGTAGAAGATATCTATGAAAATGCTCCTATTGATCTTGGTGATGACCTTCTAGAACCTGATTACATAGAAGAAGAAGTAGAAGAGGTTCAAGATATAGAGCCAGAACTAGAACCAGTAAAAGAGCCACTGAAACGATTATACACTCAAGTACTTCACGTAGGTAATGACTATGTTTACGATCCACATCTTGCTTCCGATGAACTTGGTTTACCAGTTGACCTAATAGAAGAATTCATTCAAGATTTCATCTCTCAGGCAAATGATTTTAAAGATGACTTATATAAATCACTCAATGATGGTAACATGGATAATGTAAAAATTCTATCACATAAACTCAAAGGTGTTGCAGCAAACCTTCGTATTGAAGATGCTTTTGAAGTCCTTAGTACAATCAACACCTCAGATAATACCGATGAAATCAAAACGAATATGGATACATTCTACCTAATCATAGAAAAATTATCTACAAAAAGCATTCAGCCTGTTGCTTCTGCCCCTATACCAGAAAGCATTGAAGAGGATATCTCAAATGAAGATGATGATTTGGTCCTTAGCTTCAAAGATGATGAATTTTCCAAAATGGATGAGATTACACTAGAAGAACCAAAAATTGAAGACTATGAAGTACCTCAAAAAATTGAGATGCCAGAGCTCGCAGATGATGATTTTTTAACATTTGATGATTCCAAAGATGAAAATGAAGGATTAGAAGAAATAACTCTAAGCAATGAACTTAATGCTTTAGATGAAATTACTTTAGATGATGAATTAGACAGCATTGAAGAAGTTGAAACAGAGAAAATAATCCCAAAAATTTCATCTATTCATTACAACAAAGCACAAGCGGCTAATGAGATTGGAATAGAAGCAGAAAACTTTGAAGCACTCTTTAATGATTACATGATTGAAGGGAACAAAGCTTGTTCTGATATCAATAATGCTATAGAACAAGGTAACCATAGCTCATGGAGACAAACTGCTATAAAATTAAAAGGGATGAGTGATAACATGAGAATTCATGATTTTACAGTAGAACTTGAATCAATTATTAACACAGAAGATTCTAATGAAGCAAAAGAAGCTGTAGATTCAATTATTACTAAATTACAGCAAATATCAAGCAGAGAGGTCTAA
- a CDS encoding uroporphyrinogen-III synthase, which yields MKRQIYLFATSKHPDAISSRSLEVRFLKPQIDFTKYDYLIITSKQTVKALEQYKKEEFINIQALCVSVKTAASYENFGGKILEIGDGYGDNLVKNIKEKSKDKKWLYLRAEFIASDFVERCQNDGYDIDEEILYVSECSNEGMEVDVKENSILIFTSPSSIECFLKTHTIGLDAKVVVIGRTTAASLPDGIECKISEKTSIESCMEMAFSLQA from the coding sequence ATGAAAAGACAAATCTACCTATTCGCAACTTCAAAGCATCCAGATGCTATTAGTTCTAGATCTTTGGAGGTTAGATTTTTAAAACCCCAGATTGATTTCACTAAGTATGACTACCTGATAATAACTTCCAAACAAACTGTAAAAGCACTTGAACAATATAAAAAAGAAGAATTTATAAATATACAGGCTCTTTGTGTATCTGTAAAAACTGCCGCTTCTTATGAGAACTTCGGTGGTAAGATTTTAGAAATCGGCGATGGTTATGGCGATAATTTAGTTAAAAACATAAAAGAGAAGTCTAAAGACAAAAAATGGCTTTATTTAAGAGCAGAGTTTATAGCATCTGACTTTGTTGAGAGATGCCAAAATGATGGTTATGATATTGACGAAGAGATTTTATATGTAAGTGAATGCTCAAATGAGGGTATGGAAGTAGATGTTAAAGAAAATTCAATATTGATATTTACCTCCCCATCATCAATAGAGTGTTTTTTAAAAACTCACACTATAGGTTTAGATGCTAAAGTTGTTGTTATTGGTAGGACAACTGCGGCATCTCTTCCTGATGGAATAGAGTGTAAAATCTCTGAAAAAACATCAATAGAAAGCTGCATGGAAATGGCTTTTTCGCTTCAAGCATAA
- the nadB gene encoding L-aspartate oxidase translates to MQYDVIIIGAGVAGLYAASHLPKDKKVLIINKRETFKCNSFYAQGGIALSKDADDIPFHIKDTLDAGAGLCDEEAVKVLSHNSRGVIDDLIDSGFEFDRDENGELLYTKEAAHSTSRILHAGGDATGRHMHYFLLSQNEHPLLSDARVVDLLIKDGECYGVTVLDHRESRNIYAQNVIIASGGVGSLFEYHTNAPCISADIQGLSVLKGIELENMEMMQFHPTVYVKSEYAQKLLLTEALRGEGATIEDENGKRFLLDYDPRGELASRDIVSKSIYDYTKKTGLKTYLNLKNFDYHYFMQRFPNIYKNLRDIGFNVPEQRVPISPAFHYAIGGIKTDLKGRVPNVGGLYAVGEVASVRVHGANRLASNSLLEGLVFAKEAVQDILSNTKTKEMCEFAVSDEVMSLKEDKEKKNQLRRIMWENVSIVRTKEGLNEALEQINALLKEKIGKLLKFRLLTAKEIVLSALARDKSIGVHTMLEEKK, encoded by the coding sequence ATGCAGTATGATGTAATAATTATTGGAGCTGGAGTAGCTGGTTTATATGCAGCTTCGCATCTGCCAAAAGATAAAAAAGTACTTATTATAAATAAAAGAGAAACTTTTAAATGTAATAGTTTTTATGCCCAGGGCGGTATAGCGCTATCAAAAGATGCTGATGATATTCCCTTTCATATTAAAGATACACTGGATGCCGGAGCAGGTCTGTGTGATGAAGAAGCTGTAAAAGTTTTAAGTCATAACTCAAGAGGAGTTATTGATGACTTGATAGATAGTGGATTTGAATTTGATCGTGATGAAAATGGTGAGTTGCTATATACAAAAGAAGCCGCTCACTCTACAAGCAGAATCCTTCATGCAGGAGGAGACGCAACCGGTAGACATATGCACTACTTTCTACTTAGTCAAAATGAGCATCCATTGCTCAGTGATGCCAGAGTAGTAGATTTGCTTATTAAAGACGGTGAGTGTTATGGTGTTACGGTACTTGACCATAGAGAGAGTAGAAATATCTATGCGCAAAACGTGATTATTGCAAGTGGTGGTGTTGGTTCACTTTTTGAATATCACACAAATGCACCATGCATTAGTGCAGATATACAGGGCCTTAGTGTCTTAAAAGGCATAGAGCTAGAGAATATGGAGATGATGCAGTTTCATCCAACTGTATACGTAAAAAGTGAGTATGCACAAAAACTTCTTTTAACTGAAGCTTTAAGAGGTGAAGGCGCAACCATAGAAGATGAAAATGGAAAAAGATTTTTGTTAGATTATGATCCGCGTGGAGAGCTTGCGTCTAGAGATATTGTTAGTAAGTCTATATACGACTACACTAAAAAAACAGGATTGAAAACCTACCTAAATCTTAAAAATTTTGATTACCATTATTTTATGCAGAGATTTCCAAATATATATAAAAATCTACGAGATATAGGTTTTAATGTGCCGGAGCAAAGAGTACCTATCTCCCCTGCATTCCATTACGCTATAGGTGGTATTAAGACTGATTTAAAAGGAAGAGTTCCTAATGTCGGGGGACTTTATGCAGTCGGTGAAGTAGCATCTGTAAGGGTTCATGGAGCAAATAGATTAGCGTCCAACTCATTATTAGAAGGTCTTGTTTTTGCAAAAGAGGCTGTTCAAGATATTTTAAGCAATACAAAAACTAAAGAAATGTGTGAGTTTGCTGTTAGTGATGAAGTGATGAGTCTTAAAGAAGATAAAGAGAAAAAAAATCAGCTTCGTCGTATTATGTGGGAAAATGTCTCCATTGTGAGAACAAAAGAGGGTTTAAACGAAGCATTAGAACAGATTAATGCTCTTTTAAAAGAAAAAATTGGTAAACTGCTGAAATTCAGATTACTTACAGCAAAAGAGATAGTTCTCTCAGCATTAGCTAGAGATAAATCTATTGGTGTACATACAATGTTAGAGGAGAAAAAATGA